The Stieleria maiorica genome includes the window ATGTTGCGGCCTTCGCGACCGATGATCCGGCCCTTCATGTCGTCGGTGGGGACGTCGACGGTGCTGGTGGTTGAATCGGCGGTGAACGCCGAGGCGTAGCGCTGGATCGCGGTGAGCAGCATTTCGCGACTCTGTTCCTTGATCGACTCGTTGATCTGTTTCTTTTTCTTCAGCAACAGCTTTCCGCGTTCGTGTTCCAGTTCATCATCGAGTGCCTTCATCAGTTGCTCACCCGCTTCGGCACGCGTCATCCCGGAGACCGCTTCGAGCACCTTCTTTTGTTTTCGTTCCAGTTCGTTCAAATCGTCACGCTGTTGGGCAAGCGATTTGAGTCCGGCGTCGAGTCGTTGTTGGCTGTTTTCCAGTCCACGCTGCTGTTTTCGCAGGTCTGCCTCCTGGTTATCAAGCTGTTCGGCTCGGCGATCGAGCATCTGTTCGCGGCTGAGTTGCAGACGCCGCGATTCGGCCAGCTCGGCCTCGCCCTTGGATTTGATCTCCAACGCCTCCTCTTTGGCCTCCAACAGGATCTGAGTCCGCAGCGCTTCGGCCTCGCGGTTCGCCTCGTCCATCAACTTGTCGGCTCTTTCCGCCAGCCGGATCTTGTAGGCGGCCGCTTTCCAGCGTTGATAGCCCATCATCAACACCGCACCGGCGAGGACTCCGGCGAGTGAATAAAGGAAGAAGACTTCGTCGAGGAATGATGCGAGGGGAAGGGGGTTAGGCAAGGGAGCCTCGAATAGCGTATGTAAATGCGCAGCCGCGCTCAGATGGATGCAGGAGACCGGTAGACTAGGCGAATGCGGCAGGTAAAAACTGGCCGATCATTCGAGGAAGATCCTACCAAATTTCCCTGCGCCGTGGGTGGTTGGCTGGGCAGCCGTCGCGGCTGGAATCGCCGGGGCTTGTCGTTGGGGCGGAGTCGATCGGGTCGCCCGGTTTGGGATGGTTTTTACAAATAGCAATTCGTCTGGACGCCTTGCGAGGCTCGTATTTTTACCCGCGTTTCGATGACAAATCCGAGTCCCTGGCAAGAGTTCTGCGACGCAATCGAATCGGCATGGCCGGTGTCGCGATATCGGGACGTAGGCGTCGTGGTCGGCTGCAGCGGGGGAGCCGATAGCGTCGCGCTGCTGCGGTGTCTCGCAGAAGCCACACGTCCGCGGGCAGGCACCACGCCGCCGTCGGGGTTCATCGTTGTGGCTCATTTCAATCACCGATTCCGCGGCGAGGCCTCCGACGGGGATGCCGATTTCGTCCGGCGATTGGCCGATCAGTTTGGCCTGGCCGTCGAGATCGAGTGTGGCGATGCGGCGGCGCGGGACGAGGAATCGGCGCGGAATCACCGCCGGGCATTTTTTCGCAACCTGTTGGGCCGATACGGCGCCCGCTACCTTGCCCTGGGGCATTCTCGCGACGACAACGTCGAAACGGTGTTGTACCGGATGATGCGTGGCACCGGGCCGCTGGGGATGGCGGGCGTCGCTCCCTTTCGTCCGTTCAGCGAGCATCCCTCCGACAGCGATTTTGTGATCGCACGACCGATGCTCTCCCTCGGTCGCGACCAGATTCGCGGCGCCCTGCGATCGA containing:
- the tilS gene encoding tRNA lysidine(34) synthetase TilS; translation: MTNPSPWQEFCDAIESAWPVSRYRDVGVVVGCSGGADSVALLRCLAEATRPRAGTTPPSGFIVVAHFNHRFRGEASDGDADFVRRLADQFGLAVEIECGDAAARDEESARNHRRAFFRNLLGRYGARYLALGHSRDDNVETVLYRMMRGTGPLGMAGVAPFRPFSEHPSDSDFVIARPMLSLGRDQIRGALRSIDAAWREDASNQSNTYRRNWIRNELLPAMETQFPHAVTAIARAVEGQRQWKDALQSVIDRWIEDQQVREAPLTLRRLDRIGGGGMPGRDWEQDSGAASPAEQAVAIEALRRCWHRAGWPLRDMGQHHWTRVVEMLYGGGPDALTLPGAVDVRRDQEAVVFVRRDPVFP